The genomic window tctaaaataaataggtaactCTTACAATAGTAATTAGTTAGGTAAATTGATGATATTTCGTTGACACAATGAAAAATTATTcagttttaattacaaacaaacacttCATTTGGAATCAAACTTTAAAACCgtttaatataaatgcaattaaaacGAGGTAACGATAACACtcataacaaatacaataatttttaaagatttgcCGCGCTATTCtttaagaactcacttcgtatttcactcgAGAAATATCGAAAACCGATGTTGATACTATTATGATCCTTTAAACGGTACATTAAgccaatgtcgcatatcacttaCTGACATCTCACGATCGCGTTCCGAATTGAGTTCCGAGGTGgctcttacagaatagctaACCAGTGCGTGGTTTTTACGATAGCAAATTGCTATCATTATATTCGATGGATAACGTGATATGAGATTTGATCAAAGCGTTCAGGCCGTCCGGCAAGAACGCGTCGCATCCCATCAGAAATTGCTCCATCgttataaaattagaattgtCTTCCACGACGTTCATCTGACTCCGATGGCTTTCCTTTGCGGagtcgtttctttggtcgttaTGGTAATAGTGCTGGTCTATTGGGAGCGCTGCCGGCGTTTCTGTTCCGGACACGACATAAAATACCTCATCATCCGTTTGCACGCCCTGGCTGGTGCACACCTGCAATGGTGCATAGTTATAATTCTCGGTTTGTGTGGAGCTGTCGCTGGTCAAAGTGGCGGGGAGGTTCAGCGTGGGTACCGCCGATTTTTTCAAAAGTAGCTTTCCGTACATACGTTGCTCAAAATGCAAGCTACAAATATGCATGTGGCGAAGCTGTTCAGCGTCTTTACCTTTTAAATCGTCCCTCTTGCATGCTTGAATCCATATTAAGCACCTAAAACAAGAATACTTATCTTAGGTACCAATACATATTAGGTACTGAGCGGTTAGTGTATCGGTACGCCTCAGTGTTTGTATTCCTTAATACATAAGTTCAATGCAGTCAGCCGACTGGCTGGGGACAggtaaacatataataaatacaagatcACG from Vanessa tameamea isolate UH-Manoa-2023 chromosome 17, ilVanTame1 primary haplotype, whole genome shotgun sequence includes these protein-coding regions:
- the LOC113404375 gene encoding THAP domain-containing protein 11-like, with product MVNTSCAVFRCGSTSHKHKGVRFHQFPRDERCLIWIQACKRDDLKGKDAEQLRHMHICSLHFEQRMYGKLLLKKSAVPTLNLPATLTSDSSTQTENYNYAPLQVCTSQGVQTDDEVFYVVSGTETPAALPIDQHYYHNDQRNDSAKESHRSQMNVVEDNSNFITMEQFLMGCDAFLPDGLNALIKSHITLSIEYNDSNLLS